A single bacterium HR11 DNA region contains:
- the petB_1 gene encoding Cytochrome b6, which yields MQRESGDSRSWILRSWRTTRWAFGWHHLPGLLLLLGFGIQAFTGALLAFYYRPTVERAFESVNLIRYRVFLGEVIHSVHHWGAYVLTGLAVLHGLGILIQRDYLRLRGQWLVGTGLLALLVLSDVTGHLLPWSQTGLWTTVRALEEIRRLPGLGALFSFLVGGIDVTQDTLTRFYFLHVSALPGLFVLLAFTHVHASFRSGLRRPSLGRPVYPDWVHWGLSALLLWVGGLTTLAVLAPPLHPEVADVLHPPTVTRAPWYFRPLQWLEPRAPGWALGWGFLALLAFWTLLPWLDDRRRGTLRWWALGTALGYIALAWVGSYR from the coding sequence ATGCAGCGGGAAAGCGGTGATTCCCGGAGCTGGATACTGCGGTCGTGGCGGACGACCCGGTGGGCCTTCGGATGGCATCACCTCCCGGGTCTTCTCCTCTTGCTGGGCTTCGGCATTCAGGCCTTCACGGGGGCTTTGCTGGCCTTTTACTACCGGCCGACGGTCGAACGGGCCTTCGAAAGCGTGAACCTGATCCGCTATCGAGTCTTCCTGGGGGAGGTCATCCACTCGGTCCATCACTGGGGGGCCTACGTCCTGACCGGGCTGGCCGTCCTCCACGGCCTGGGGATCCTCATCCAGCGGGACTACCTGCGCCTTCGGGGTCAGTGGCTCGTCGGGACGGGCCTCCTGGCCTTGCTGGTCCTCTCGGACGTGACCGGTCACCTCCTGCCCTGGAGTCAGACGGGCCTCTGGACGACCGTGCGGGCCCTGGAAGAAATCCGCCGACTTCCCGGCCTCGGGGCCTTATTTTCCTTCCTCGTCGGGGGGATCGACGTCACGCAGGATACCCTGACGCGCTTTTATTTTCTGCACGTTTCGGCTCTGCCGGGACTTTTTGTCCTCCTGGCCTTTACGCACGTACATGCCTCTTTTCGGTCTGGACTCCGGCGGCCCAGTCTGGGTCGGCCGGTCTATCCGGATTGGGTCCACTGGGGTCTAAGCGCCCTTCTGCTGTGGGTCGGCGGCCTGACGACCCTGGCCGTCTTGGCTCCGCCTCTCCATCCCGAGGTCGCCGATGTCTTGCATCCCCCGACCGTGACACGCGCCCCCTGGTATTTTCGACCCCTTCAGTGGCTGGAACCCCGAGCGCCGGGATGGGCCCTGGGATGGGGCTTCCTGGCGTTGCTGGCCTTCTGGACCCTTTTGCCCTGGCTGGACGACCGGCGGCGGGGGACCCTCCGCTGGTGGGCCCTGGGGACGGCGCTGGGCTATATCGCCCTGGCGTGGGTCGGAAGCTATCGTTGA
- the petC_1 gene encoding Cytochrome b6-f complex iron-sulfur subunit: MRRRLFLEWLVRLVGTLWAGSGLYALWRFLRPPRENVGSSTSGYRVGSADMLAPGSSRVVFVADRPVLLIRRNEHQWLAFSALCTHRRCGVSWAPQRDVILCPCHGGVFDLSGNVLQGPPPSALPRYAVEVVHGQVYIRF, encoded by the coding sequence ATGAGGCGGCGGCTCTTCCTGGAGTGGCTGGTCCGACTGGTGGGGACGCTGTGGGCGGGGTCCGGACTCTACGCCCTGTGGCGGTTTTTGCGGCCGCCCCGGGAGAATGTCGGGTCGAGCACCTCGGGCTATCGGGTCGGGTCCGCCGACATGCTGGCCCCGGGCAGTAGTCGGGTCGTCTTCGTCGCCGACCGGCCCGTCCTGCTGATCCGGCGGAACGAACACCAGTGGCTGGCCTTTTCGGCGCTGTGCACCCATCGGCGGTGCGGTGTGAGCTGGGCGCCCCAGCGGGACGTCATCCTGTGCCCCTGTCATGGGGGTGTATTCGACCTCAGCGGCAACGTCCTGCAGGGTCCGCCGCCGAGCGCCCTCCCGCGATATGCGGTCGAGGTCGTCCACGGGCAGGTATACATTCGGTTTTAG
- the petB_2 gene encoding Cytochrome bc complex cytochrome b subunit, which translates to MWRRIYEWLDERYQLQALVEFMSHKYVPMHRHAIWYYFGGVSLFLFLVQVTTGILLLMYYRVGEDASYESVRFIMSQVRFGWLIRSIHSWGANLMILTVFIHMFSVYFTRAYRKPRELTWVSGFLLLALALFFGFTGYLLPWNQLAFFATRVGTEIVGSVPVIGRELVRILRGGEEVSGATLARFFGLHVALLPGIFTVLLALHLLFIQRQGIAEPESWAGRPESEKRRMPFFPNFLLRDLLLWLIVLNVLAFLAVFYPWELGPKADPFAPAPPGIKPEWYFLFMYQTLKVLPAKILFLEGEFVGLLLFTLGGLLWMTVPFWEGKVGKYRNEIAHLIGWVVLVYIITMTLWGFRS; encoded by the coding sequence ATGTGGCGGCGCATTTATGAGTGGCTCGACGAGCGGTATCAGCTTCAGGCCCTCGTCGAGTTCATGTCTCACAAGTACGTGCCCATGCACCGGCACGCCATCTGGTACTACTTCGGCGGCGTCAGCCTTTTCCTGTTCCTGGTCCAGGTGACGACGGGCATCCTCCTCCTGATGTACTACCGGGTCGGCGAGGACGCCTCTTACGAGAGTGTGCGTTTCATCATGTCCCAGGTCCGGTTCGGATGGCTGATCCGGTCGATTCACAGCTGGGGCGCCAACCTGATGATCCTGACGGTCTTCATCCACATGTTCAGCGTGTACTTCACGCGAGCCTATCGAAAGCCCCGGGAGCTCACGTGGGTCAGCGGCTTTCTCCTCCTGGCGCTGGCCCTGTTCTTTGGCTTTACAGGGTATCTCCTGCCCTGGAACCAGCTGGCCTTCTTTGCGACGCGGGTCGGGACCGAAATCGTCGGCTCGGTCCCCGTCATCGGTCGGGAGCTCGTCCGGATCCTTCGAGGCGGCGAGGAGGTCAGCGGGGCGACCCTGGCCCGCTTTTTCGGCCTGCACGTGGCGCTCCTGCCGGGCATCTTCACCGTCCTGCTGGCCCTCCATCTGCTGTTCATCCAGCGCCAGGGCATCGCCGAACCCGAGTCCTGGGCCGGGCGACCCGAGTCGGAAAAGCGGCGGATGCCCTTCTTCCCGAATTTCCTGCTCCGGGACCTTCTCTTGTGGTTGATCGTCCTGAATGTCCTGGCCTTCCTGGCCGTCTTTTATCCGTGGGAGTTGGGCCCGAAGGCCGACCCCTTTGCGCCGGCGCCGCCGGGGATCAAACCCGAGTGGTACTTCCTGTTCATGTACCAGACCCTGAAGGTCCTACCGGCGAAGATTCTCTTCCTGGAGGGGGAATTCGTGGGCCTCTTGCTCTTCACGCTCGGCGGCCTCCTGTGGATGACGGTCCCCTTCTGGGAGGGCAAGGTCGGCAAGTATCGGAACGAAATCGCTCACCTCATCGGGTGGGTCGTCCTGGTGTACATCATCACGATGACCCTCTGGGGGTTCCGTTCATAG
- the petC_2 gene encoding Cytochrome b6-f complex iron-sulfur subunit, whose translation MRGVTRRSFVDWLLGLGIVGWVSSVLYPVIQYIIPPRVPEARLSAVKVGKVDDFEPNSGRVVRFGNQPVLLIRTEFGDFKAFGATCTHLACIVQYRADWKLIWCACHNGRFDLNGINIAGPPPRPLEPFKVVLRGDDVYVTREA comes from the coding sequence ATGAGAGGCGTGACACGGCGGAGCTTTGTCGACTGGCTCCTCGGGCTGGGCATCGTCGGGTGGGTCTCCTCTGTGCTGTATCCCGTTATTCAGTACATCATCCCGCCCCGAGTACCGGAAGCGCGGCTTTCGGCCGTCAAGGTCGGCAAGGTCGACGACTTCGAGCCCAACTCGGGGCGGGTCGTCCGATTTGGCAATCAGCCCGTGCTTCTCATTCGGACAGAGTTTGGGGACTTCAAGGCCTTCGGGGCGACCTGTACGCATCTGGCTTGTATCGTGCAGTACCGGGCGGACTGGAAGCTGATCTGGTGCGCCTGTCATAACGGGCGTTTCGACCTCAACGGCATCAACATCGCCGGTCCCCCGCCGCGTCCCCTGGAGCCGTTCAAGGTCGTCCTCCGGGGGGATGACGTGTATGTCACGCGGGAGGCTTAA